In Candidatus Hydrogenedentota bacterium, the following are encoded in one genomic region:
- a CDS encoding class I SAM-dependent methyltransferase: MSDGSVRHGTLAEAAAETGACIPVEKSAHYLKFYEELLGSRRDAPLRIVELGIHRGGSTILFARYFHAARILSVDIRKPPRALYKWLRKNAADNRVSVAIGSQDDPRFLRTAIEAHFGAGPVDVVFDDASHVYGPTQASYETLFYERLRPGGWYCIEDWGCGYWPAWADGHPDGRHGLPRFVKERIDEVAMSDRTKEYHGARALPVGREQASPIARLLIVPGIVAIKKAPGARSQED, translated from the coding sequence ATGAGCGACGGCTCGGTGCGTCACGGCACGCTGGCGGAGGCCGCGGCCGAGACGGGGGCGTGCATTCCCGTCGAGAAATCGGCTCATTATTTGAAGTTCTATGAGGAACTGCTCGGGTCGAGACGCGACGCGCCGTTGCGTATCGTCGAACTGGGCATTCACCGGGGCGGGTCGACGATCCTGTTCGCGCGGTATTTTCACGCCGCGCGCATTCTCAGCGTCGACATCAGGAAACCGCCGCGCGCGTTGTACAAGTGGCTGCGAAAGAACGCCGCGGACAACCGCGTGTCCGTCGCCATCGGCTCGCAGGATGACCCGCGTTTCTTGCGAACGGCGATCGAGGCGCATTTTGGGGCCGGCCCTGTGGACGTGGTGTTCGATGACGCGTCCCACGTATATGGGCCCACGCAAGCCTCGTACGAAACCCTGTTTTACGAGCGGCTGCGCCCCGGCGGCTGGTATTGCATCGAGGACTGGGGCTGCGGATACTGGCCCGCCTGGGCCGATGGGCATCCGGACGGACGGCATGGGCTGCCGCGCTTCGTGAAGGAACGGATCGACGAGGTCGCAATGTCTGACCGCACGAAAGAATACCACGGCGCGCGCGCGCTTCCTGTCGGGCGCGAACAAGCATCGCCCATCGCGCGGCTGCTGATCGTGCCCGGGATCGTGGCGATCAAGAAGGCGCCGGGCGCGCGCTCTCAGGAGGAT
- a CDS encoding DUF502 domain-containing protein, translating into MRRKKKSKTPDPGGQHPAPAAPPRRARLRRIRRNDGEPSERGFFGFWRRYFFHLRRYLITGMLVWVPLIVTLWITWVAAVSIVGALEGFIRYVVAYGNEFGERIPSLRFLTLVQYTPGLGLLTAILIFLTTGLLARYLVTRRLIHYGELVLHRIPLINKVYRAVQQTRDVFVGRGAVFQEVVLVEYPRRGIWAVGFITAEGDGAVARVHGAPRTAVFVPTTPNPTSGFLLYFSPDEITPVDMSVEDAMKLIISGGALDPKVDILVGADPGAVDAP; encoded by the coding sequence ATGCGGCGCAAAAAGAAGTCAAAGACGCCTGACCCCGGCGGCCAGCACCCCGCGCCCGCGGCGCCGCCGCGCCGGGCGCGGCTGAGACGGATCCGGCGCAACGATGGCGAACCTTCCGAGCGAGGCTTTTTCGGTTTCTGGCGCCGCTATTTCTTCCATTTGCGCCGTTATTTGATTACCGGCATGCTCGTCTGGGTGCCGCTCATCGTGACGCTCTGGATCACGTGGGTGGCCGCCGTGAGTATCGTGGGGGCGCTCGAGGGCTTCATTCGCTATGTGGTGGCCTATGGAAACGAGTTCGGAGAACGGATTCCTTCTTTGAGGTTTCTGACGCTGGTCCAATACACGCCGGGGCTGGGCCTTTTGACGGCCATCCTGATTTTCCTGACAACGGGCCTTCTCGCGCGGTACCTTGTCACGCGCAGGCTCATCCACTACGGCGAACTGGTGCTGCACCGGATCCCGCTGATTAACAAGGTCTACCGCGCCGTGCAACAGACGCGCGACGTGTTCGTGGGCCGCGGCGCCGTGTTCCAGGAAGTAGTGCTGGTTGAGTATCCCCGCCGCGGCATCTGGGCCGTCGGTTTTATCACCGCGGAAGGAGACGGCGCCGTCGCGCGCGTGCACGGCGCGCCGCGCACGGCGGTCTTTGTGCCGACCACGCCCAATCCCACCTCCGGTTTCCTGCTCTACTTCTCGCCCGACGAAATCACGCCGGTGGACATGAGCGTCGAAGACGCCATGAAACTCATCATCTCGGGCGGCGCGCTTGATCCGAAAGTGGACATTCTTGTCGGCGCGGACCCCGGGGCAGTGGACGCGCCATGA
- a CDS encoding HlyC/CorC family transporter — protein sequence MITTVFVFFMALLLNAFFAGYETGFVACNPIRVRYLAEKEKNLNARALLRFMERPDHMLTLLLIGTNLALVTSTFAFTQLTNPSIAALLVTPIILIFAEVVPKSMFRIHPTRLALLFLPLVRAFAFLLWPLVTPITWLARPFRGLIGDETRVRNIRLLMSSVEDVRSLVDESADHGTLEPEKREMIHSVIDLQQQQANEVMVPRIDMKALPRTAARRELVQLFADTGLTRIPVYGNSIDEIVGVVSAFDVLTDATPENESIDRFVRSVMHVPDSMKLDDLLKAMRRAGQHIAIVTDEYGGTDGLIAIEDILEEVLGDIQDEFDKVGMSIRKVGPDAYVIDARMELEAAARAMELDVRDEEVETVAGWIMHAVGRIPAKGEVLEFDRYRVTVLEGAAHHISSIRLEVLPREGSNAAQKEVKDA from the coding sequence GTGATTACGACGGTGTTCGTTTTCTTTATGGCTCTGTTGCTGAACGCGTTTTTTGCGGGCTATGAGACGGGGTTCGTGGCCTGCAATCCGATCCGCGTGCGTTATCTGGCTGAAAAGGAAAAGAACCTGAACGCGCGCGCGCTCCTGCGGTTCATGGAGCGGCCGGACCATATGCTGACGCTTCTGCTTATTGGCACGAATCTGGCCCTGGTGACGAGCACCTTTGCGTTCACGCAACTGACGAACCCGAGCATCGCCGCGCTCCTGGTCACGCCGATCATCCTCATTTTCGCGGAAGTAGTGCCCAAGAGCATGTTCCGCATACATCCCACGCGGCTGGCCCTGCTGTTCCTGCCGCTTGTGCGCGCTTTTGCGTTCCTGCTCTGGCCTCTCGTGACGCCGATCACGTGGCTGGCCAGGCCCTTCCGCGGCCTGATCGGCGACGAGACGCGCGTGCGCAATATCCGCCTCTTGATGAGCTCAGTCGAGGACGTGCGGTCGCTGGTCGATGAAAGCGCGGACCATGGTACGCTCGAACCCGAGAAGCGGGAGATGATCCATTCGGTCATCGACCTGCAGCAGCAACAGGCAAACGAGGTCATGGTGCCGCGCATCGACATGAAGGCATTGCCCCGCACGGCGGCGCGGCGCGAACTGGTTCAGCTTTTCGCCGACACGGGCCTTACGCGCATCCCCGTCTACGGGAACAGCATCGACGAGATCGTGGGCGTGGTAAGCGCATTCGACGTGCTGACGGACGCGACGCCGGAGAACGAATCGATAGACCGGTTTGTACGGTCCGTGATGCATGTACCCGACTCGATGAAACTGGATGACCTGTTGAAAGCCATGCGCCGCGCCGGACAGCACATCGCGATCGTCACGGACGAATACGGCGGCACAGACGGATTGATTGCCATCGAAGACATTCTCGAGGAAGTTCTGGGCGATATTCAGGACGAATTCGACAAGGTGGGCATGTCCATCCGCAAGGTCGGGCCGGATGCCTATGTGATTGATGCGCGGATGGAACTCGAGGCGGCGGCGCGGGCCATGGAACTCGACGTGCGCGACGAGGAAGTCGAAACCGTCGCCGGCTGGATCATGCATGCCGTGGGGCGCATTCCCGCGAAAGGCGAGGTGCTCGAATTTGACCGGTATCGCGTGACGGTGCTCGAGGGCGCGGCCCATCACATTTCAAGTATCCGGCTTGAGGTGCTGCCGCGGGAAGGAAGCAATGCGGCGCAAAAAGAAGTCAAAGACGCCTGA
- a CDS encoding HlyC/CorC family transporter — protein sequence MALLLVNAVGGSVSSSETAAPAVDSAVSGETLSAHFPPERILLSLFLLACSAFFSATEVAFFSLHKLRVRAMRESDHLLSRLAAHLLDHPGNLLTTILMGNSIVNVLLSVVLAPRLEALFSSVFTGAPVAAAYAVAVFLSTAILVLFGEILPKIIVVWQSEAFARTAAVPIFLVDRILAPVRDGIILLTGFLFRVTRFSRVRVAPFMTDEEFKSLLSEGEAVGVIEEDERRMIQGILDFGQVMVRDILIPRPDVIALTDDATVGEALDLFREHEYARMPVYRDNLDHITGVLYAKDLLPGFTSGQTGAPILPLLRKPLFVPETMSIAAFVKTAQRMHMHLAIVVDEYGGTEGLVTLQDALREIVGEIGEEALEQKPHYESVGEGLYRVEGNLPLDELEQLTGIPVRDEEHTTVAGFLMDLSEKVLEAGDQVEHEGVQYTVETMERKRVARVLIKVPARTEEVQQT from the coding sequence GTGGCTCTGCTATTGGTTAACGCGGTGGGCGGTTCCGTGTCCTCTTCGGAGACCGCGGCCCCGGCCGTGGATTCCGCCGTTTCCGGCGAAACGCTGTCCGCGCATTTCCCTCCGGAACGTATTCTGCTTTCTCTTTTTCTGCTGGCCTGTTCCGCCTTCTTCTCGGCGACGGAAGTGGCGTTTTTCTCGCTGCACAAGCTGCGTGTGCGGGCCATGCGCGAGAGCGACCACCTGCTGAGCCGCCTCGCGGCGCACTTGCTGGATCACCCCGGCAATCTGCTCACGACTATTCTCATGGGCAATTCGATTGTAAACGTGCTCTTGAGCGTGGTTCTCGCGCCTCGCCTGGAAGCGCTTTTCAGTTCGGTATTCACGGGCGCACCGGTGGCGGCGGCGTACGCTGTGGCCGTGTTTTTGAGCACGGCCATCCTTGTCCTGTTTGGCGAGATCCTCCCCAAGATCATTGTTGTCTGGCAGAGCGAAGCCTTTGCCCGCACCGCGGCGGTCCCGATTTTCCTGGTGGACCGGATTCTGGCGCCGGTGCGCGACGGCATCATCCTTCTCACGGGTTTCTTGTTTCGCGTTACGCGCTTCAGCCGCGTGCGTGTTGCCCCGTTCATGACGGACGAGGAGTTCAAGTCGCTCCTGTCCGAGGGCGAGGCGGTGGGCGTGATCGAGGAGGATGAACGCCGCATGATCCAGGGTATTCTGGACTTCGGCCAGGTCATGGTGCGCGACATCCTGATTCCCCGGCCTGACGTCATTGCGCTGACGGATGACGCGACCGTCGGCGAGGCGCTGGACCTCTTCCGCGAGCATGAATATGCGCGCATGCCCGTGTATCGCGACAATCTCGACCACATCACGGGTGTGCTGTACGCCAAAGACCTGTTGCCGGGCTTCACCTCGGGCCAGACCGGCGCCCCGATTCTGCCGCTGCTGCGCAAGCCGCTGTTCGTGCCGGAGACCATGTCTATCGCCGCGTTCGTCAAGACGGCGCAGCGCATGCACATGCACCTTGCGATCGTCGTGGACGAATACGGCGGCACGGAAGGGCTGGTGACGCTGCAGGACGCGCTGCGCGAGATTGTCGGGGAAATCGGGGAGGAAGCGCTCGAACAGAAGCCGCACTACGAGTCGGTCGGCGAAGGACTGTATCGCGTCGAGGGCAACCTGCCGCTCGATGAACTCGAGCAATTGACGGGCATCCCCGTCCGCGACGAGGAGCACACGACGGTTGCGGGCTTTCTCATGGACCTGTCGGAGAAAGTGCTGGAAGCGGGGGACCAGGTCGAGCACGAAGGTGTGCAATACACGGTGGAGACGATGGAGCGCAAGCGCGTAGCGCGCGTCTTGATCAAGGTGCCCGCACGAACCGAGGAGGTGCAGCAGACGTGA
- the ybeY gene encoding rRNA maturation RNase YbeY — protein sequence MKVRLDIRSESRIKRAYRRDVLLRLAERVCAGENRTGTVEVSVLFCDDAEIAGLNRAYRKKRGPTDVLSFGQDVPQPDGARTLGDIVISLETVMRRSRGDGVAARAEVRLLFCHGLLHLLGHDHATCAQADAMAAREARYLRRERVRRRGGASTLGRH from the coding sequence ATGAAGGTGCGCTTGGACATTCGCAGCGAGTCGCGGATCAAGAGGGCGTACCGGCGCGATGTGCTGTTGCGCCTTGCGGAGCGCGTTTGCGCGGGCGAGAACCGCACGGGGACGGTCGAGGTCAGCGTGCTCTTTTGCGACGACGCCGAAATCGCCGGTCTGAACCGGGCGTACCGCAAGAAACGCGGCCCCACCGATGTCTTGTCATTCGGGCAGGACGTCCCGCAGCCGGACGGCGCGCGCACGCTCGGCGACATCGTGATTTCCCTCGAAACGGTGATGCGCCGGTCGCGAGGCGACGGCGTGGCGGCGCGGGCGGAGGTGCGGCTGCTGTTTTGCCACGGGTTGCTGCACTTGCTGGGGCATGATCATGCGACATGCGCGCAGGCGGACGCCATGGCCGCGCGGGAAGCGCGGTATCTGCGGCGCGAACGCGTCAGGCGGCGCGGAGGTGCAAGTACCCTTGGAAGACACTAG
- a CDS encoding HDIG domain-containing protein, whose amino-acid sequence MIGRFAQKKARLGAFAQRASANGDSGRARERYLRRTALGAALVVIVFAVTRVPEQQPQSLDRNIDKQIVSTERFQAAFFFESVDLEKTEQARAAAAAKVPYTYRVRRDRVREQLARVEERITAIRAHWPGVSARILAGLRASTSAQTPKEVVAAAVSEYIAGLGPDALPPDAPEPAMLASWLTPDLFSLPDRVFAEPEEAANSETGAAEARKVVALNPETSAPFSFGAGEALARMAREDLEFVLSQGVRNAELAPDLLERRVVILRDDAAAGQQLSDEQALASVPNPSQAAELLGERLENSAKLFAREQGDPDFDWGKLSDAALAVTAPALSDTLYLDEDATRNARQQAGNAVEPVMKEIQAHEIIQDEGERWTAQSRSDVRTYLEKLQLHQRPAARLHTTIAAHVILGLLALACLRRAITLFGAESPAEQDKQLYVGLLLLCGILLAGRIAYYFDPSGFLLPVAAAAILYAILINVRLAALFTVVVAGLVSAQYGYDWRVAVLAMGMSLAGVFSIFKVRRRSDMTAATLKATFAGLLTMLALILATDSVFSEAAARHLLLIGLNGFLCLFLVPGVLSPLERLFGITTDIQLLEYSDLNNEVLGRLAMEVPATWSHSLMMGQLAEAVSEAVGANGLMARVCAYYHDIGKMRRPEYFTENQKGFNIHDELTPRLSARAIAAHVLYGVELAREYHLPKPVIDGILEHHGTTMIGFFYQQAKEQQKHSEVCEADFRYPGPKPQRRETAILMICDAVESGVRSIKNPNEERVREFIDKIIAIRAADGQFDECGLTMKDLNVIASLLTQRVLSASHTRIAYPEMKKDKDAQNIIRMPGGAG is encoded by the coding sequence ATCGACAAGCAAATCGTATCAACGGAGCGGTTTCAGGCGGCGTTCTTCTTTGAATCGGTGGACCTCGAGAAGACGGAGCAGGCGCGCGCCGCCGCGGCCGCGAAAGTGCCCTACACGTATCGGGTGCGGCGGGACCGCGTTCGCGAGCAGCTGGCGCGCGTCGAGGAGCGGATAACCGCGATTCGCGCGCATTGGCCCGGCGTGTCGGCCCGGATACTCGCAGGGCTGCGTGCTTCTACGTCGGCGCAGACGCCGAAGGAGGTGGTAGCCGCCGCGGTATCGGAATACATCGCGGGGCTTGGCCCGGACGCGCTGCCGCCCGATGCGCCGGAGCCGGCCATGCTGGCGTCCTGGCTGACGCCGGACCTGTTCTCGCTTCCGGACCGCGTATTCGCGGAGCCGGAAGAGGCGGCGAACAGCGAGACCGGGGCGGCGGAAGCGAGGAAGGTCGTCGCGCTGAACCCCGAGACCAGTGCGCCGTTCTCCTTCGGCGCGGGCGAAGCGCTGGCGCGCATGGCGCGGGAGGACCTGGAGTTTGTCCTGAGCCAAGGCGTTCGAAACGCCGAGCTTGCGCCCGACCTGCTGGAACGGCGCGTAGTCATTTTGCGCGATGACGCCGCCGCGGGCCAGCAACTCAGCGACGAGCAGGCGCTGGCCTCCGTTCCGAATCCGAGTCAGGCCGCCGAATTGCTTGGCGAGCGGCTGGAGAATTCCGCCAAGCTGTTCGCGCGCGAACAGGGAGACCCCGATTTCGACTGGGGCAAATTGAGTGACGCCGCCCTTGCGGTGACCGCGCCCGCGCTGTCGGACACGCTGTACCTGGACGAAGACGCCACCCGGAACGCGCGCCAGCAGGCCGGCAATGCCGTAGAGCCGGTCATGAAAGAGATCCAGGCCCATGAAATCATCCAGGATGAGGGCGAACGTTGGACGGCGCAATCGCGGTCGGACGTCCGCACCTACCTGGAAAAGCTCCAGCTTCATCAGCGGCCGGCCGCGCGTCTGCACACCACGATTGCCGCGCACGTGATTCTCGGGTTGCTTGCCTTGGCATGCCTGCGCCGCGCCATCACGCTGTTTGGGGCCGAATCGCCTGCCGAACAGGACAAACAACTCTACGTTGGATTGCTGCTCCTGTGCGGCATCCTGCTCGCGGGCCGCATAGCGTACTACTTCGACCCGTCCGGTTTTCTGCTGCCGGTGGCGGCCGCGGCTATCCTCTATGCGATACTCATCAACGTCCGTCTCGCGGCGCTTTTCACGGTGGTGGTGGCGGGACTCGTCTCCGCGCAGTACGGCTACGATTGGCGTGTTGCGGTGCTCGCGATGGGCATGTCCCTGGCGGGCGTGTTCAGCATCTTCAAGGTGCGCCGGCGCAGCGACATGACGGCGGCGACGCTCAAGGCGACTTTCGCCGGCCTGCTTACGATGCTTGCGCTGATTCTCGCGACGGATTCGGTCTTCAGCGAGGCGGCGGCGCGGCACCTGCTGCTGATCGGGCTGAACGGTTTCCTGTGCCTGTTTCTCGTGCCAGGCGTGCTCTCGCCGCTGGAGCGGCTCTTCGGCATCACCACGGACATACAGTTGCTTGAATACTCGGACCTGAACAACGAGGTCCTGGGCCGCCTCGCCATGGAGGTGCCCGCGACATGGTCGCACTCGCTCATGATGGGGCAACTCGCGGAAGCGGTGTCTGAGGCGGTGGGCGCGAATGGCTTGATGGCCCGCGTCTGCGCTTATTATCACGACATCGGCAAGATGCGGCGGCCGGAATACTTCACGGAGAACCAGAAAGGCTTCAACATTCACGACGAGCTGACGCCGCGGCTCAGCGCGCGCGCGATCGCCGCGCACGTGTTGTACGGCGTCGAACTTGCGCGCGAGTATCACCTGCCGAAACCGGTTATCGACGGCATCCTTGAACACCATGGCACGACAATGATCGGGTTCTTCTACCAGCAGGCGAAGGAACAACAGAAACACAGCGAAGTGTGCGAGGCGGACTTCCGCTATCCCGGCCCGAAGCCGCAGCGCCGGGAGACGGCGATCCTGATGATCTGCGACGCGGTTGAGTCGGGTGTGCGCTCGATCAAGAATCCCAATGAAGAGCGCGTGCGCGAGTTCATCGACAAGATCATCGCGATCCGGGCCGCCGACGGCCAGTTTGACGAGTGCGGCCTGACCATGAAAGACCTGAACGTGATTGCGTCACTGCTCACGCAGCGTGTGCTCAGCGCGTCGCACACGCGTATTGCGTACCCGGAAATGAAGAAAGACAAGGACGCGCAGAACATCATCCGGATGCCGGGAGGCGCGGGATGA